A genomic region of Cannabis sativa cultivar Pink pepper isolate KNU-18-1 chromosome 1, ASM2916894v1, whole genome shotgun sequence contains the following coding sequences:
- the LOC115707592 gene encoding lanC-like protein GCL2 — MADRFFHNTMPYFLAEAPLQETTPFQTAQDSLTNLLSLPYKTLLDTLKTYALDLKQTVVRETWGLSGKRIHDYTVYTGTLGTAYLVFKAYQVTKNHNDLKLCLEIVQACDSASRDSSRVTFLCGRAGVCALGAVAAKYAGDERLLDHYLTQFKEIKLSSKLPNELLYGRVGFLWASSFINHHIGRGTISSNHSRLLVDEIINDGRKLAKKGKCPLMYEWHGKKYWGAAHGLAGIMHVLMDMELTPDEVEDVKGTLRYMINNRFPSGNYPSSEGSESDRLVHWCHGAPGVSLTLAKAAEVFGDKDFLQAAMDAGDVVWNRGLLKRVGVCHGISGNAYVFLALYRLTNKVEYLYKAKAFACFLHDRAQRLICDGEMHGGDCPYSLFEGIGGMAYLFLDMIEPSEARFPAYEL, encoded by the exons aTAAAACACTTTTAGACACTCTCAAAACTTATGCCTtggacctcaaacaaacg GTGGTGAGAGAGACTTGGGGTTTGAGTGGAAAACGAATACATGATTATACAGTGTATACTGGGACGCTTGGGACGGCGTACTTGGTTTTCAAAGCTTATCAAGTTACCAAGAATCATAATGATCTTAAATTGTGCTTGGAAATCGTTCAGGCTTGTGATTCTGCCTCTAGAGACTCTAG TCGTGTGACATTCTTGTGTGGCCGAGCTGGTGTTTGTGCTCTAGGTGCGGTTGCAGCAAAGTATGCTGGCGATGAACGACTACTTGACCACTACTTGACGCAATTCAAAGAG ATTAAACTCTCTAGTAAATTGCCAAATGAGCTACTATATGGTAGAGTTGGGTTCTTATGGGCATCATCATTCATAAATCATCATATTGGTAGAGGTACAATCTCTAGTAACCACAGT AGATTGCTTGTGGATGAGATCATAAATGATGGTAGAAAATTAGCCAAGAAAGGAAAATGTCCCTTGATGTATGAATGGCATGGGAAGAAGTACTGGGGTGCTGCTCATGGACTAGCAGGGATTATGCATGTCTTGATGGACATGGAACTGACACCTGATGAGGTTGAGGATGTCAAGGGCACGCTACGCTACATGATTAATAATCGCTTTCCCAGTGGCAATTATCCTTCCAGTGAAGGAAGCGAATCAGATCGTCTTGTGCATTGGTGCCATGGTGCTCCTGGAGTATCTCTTACCCTTGCAAAGGCAGCTGAG GTGTTTGGAGATAAGGATTTTCTGCAAGCAGCAATGGATGCAGGGGATGTTGTATGGAATCGTGGGCTGCTAAAGCGAGTTGGTGTCTGTCATGGCATCAGTGGAAATGCTTATGTCTTTCTTGCACTGTACCGATTAACAAATAAAGTGGAATACTTGTACAAGGCTAAAGCCTTTGCATGCTTCCTCCATGATAGAGCTCAAAGACTCATATGTGATGGTGAGATGCATGGCGGTGACTGTCCCTACTCACTGTTTGAAGGTATTGGAGGAATGGCTTATCTCTTTCTAGACATGATTGAACCTTCTGAGGCCAGGTTTCCTGCTTATGAACTTTAG
- the LOC115706229 gene encoding protochlorophyllide reductase, chloroplastic — protein MALQAASLVPSAFSVPKEGKTSASFKDSNLFGVSLDHFKAEFSSCALRCKRTGPVKAQTTPTTTPSVTKSSSEGKKTLRKGSVIVTGASSGLGLATAKALAESGKWHVIMACRDFLKTERAAKGAGITKENYTIMHLDLASLDSVRQFVNNFRQSERPLDVLVCNAAVYQPTAKEPSFTAEGFELSVGTNHLGHFLLSRLLIDDLNKSDYPSKRLIIVGSITGNTNTLAGNVPPKANLGDLRGLAGGLNGLNSSSMIDGGDFDGAKAYKDSKVCNMLTMQEFHRRFHEETGITFASLYPGCIATTGLFREHIPLFKLLFPPFQKYITKGYVSEEDAGKRLAQVVSDPSLTKSGVYWSWNKASASFENQLSQEASDVEKARKVWEISEKLVGLA, from the exons ATGGCTCTTCAAGCTGCTTCTTTGGTTCCCTCTGCTTTCTCTGTCCCCAAAGAG GGAAAAACTAGTGCTTCTTTCAAGGACTCAAACCTGTTTGGAGTTTCTCTAGACCACTTCAAAGCTGAATTCAGTTCTTGTGCTCTTAGGTGCAAG AGAACAGGGCCAGTGAAAGCTCAGACAACCCCCACCACAACCCCATCAGTGACAAAGTCATCCTCAGAAGGAAAGAAAACTCTAAGAAAGGGGAGTGTCATAGTCACAGGGGCCTCCTCTGGATTGGGTCTAGCAACAGCCAAGGCTCTGGCTGAGAGTGGAAAATGGCATGTGATCATGGCCTGCAGGGACTTTCTGAAGACTGAAAGAGCAGCTAAGGGTGCTGGTATTACCAAAGAAAACTACACCATCATGCATTTGGACCTGGCCTCCTTAGACAGCGTTCGCCAATTCGTGAACAACTTTCGCCAGTCCGAGAGGCCACTGGATGTCCTTGTGTGCAATGCTGCTGTTTATCAGCCAACAGCTAAGGAGCCTTCGTTTACTGCTGAAGGGTTTGAACTGAGTGTTGGGACTAACCATCTTGGCCACTTTCTCCTCTCAAGGTTGCTTATTGATGACTTGAACAAATCCGATTACCCTTCGAAGCGTCTCATCATTGTTGGCTCCATAACAG GGAACACAAACACTTTGGCTGGAAATGTACCTCCCAAGGCAAACTTAGGTGACTTGAGGGGGCTTGCTGGGGGACTAAACGGGCTAAACTCGTCATCCATGATCGATGGTGGAGACTTTGACGGTGCCAAGGCGTACAAAGACAGCAAAGTCTGCAACATGCTGACCATGCAGGAATTCCATAGACGCTTTCATGAGGAAACAGGGATCACATTTGCTTCCCTTTATCCTGGCTGCATTGCCACAACTGGCTTGTTCAGAGAGCACATTCCCTTGTTCAAGCTTCTCTTCCCTCCATTCCAAAAGTACATCACCAAGGGATATGTGTCAGAAGAGGATGCTGGCAAAAGACTTGCTCAG GTTGTGAGCGACCCGAGCTTGACAAAGTCAGGGGTTTACTGGAGCTGGAACAAGGCTTCAGCTTCCTTCGAGAACCAATTGTCACAGGAAGCTAGTGATGTTGAGAAGGCTCGTAAAGTGTGGGAGATAAGTGAAAAGCTTGTGGGTTTGGCCTAA